From Chlorocebus sabaeus isolate Y175 chromosome 15, mChlSab1.0.hap1, whole genome shotgun sequence, the proteins below share one genomic window:
- the GPR160 gene encoding probable G-protein coupled receptor 160: MTALSSENCSFQYQLRQTNQPLDVNCLLFLIILGKILLNIFTLGMRRKNTCQNFMEYFCISLAFIDLLLLVNISIILYFRDFVLLSIRFTKYHICLFTQIISFTYGFLHYPVFLIACIDYCLNFSKTTKLSFKCQKLFYFFTVILIWISVLAYVLGDPAIYQSLKAQNAASHHCPFYVSIQTYWLSFFMVMILFVAFITSWEEVTTLVQAVRITSYMNETILYFPFSSHSSYTVRSKKIFLSKLIVCFLSTWLPFVLLQVIILLLKVQVPAYIEMNIPWLYFVNSFLIATVYWFNCHKLNLRDIGLPLDPFVNWKCCFIPLTIPNLEQIEKPISIMIC, from the coding sequence atgaCTGCCCTCTCTTCAGAGAACTGCTCTTTTCAGTACCAGTTACGTCAAACCAACCAGCCCCTAGATGTTAACTGTCTACTGTTCTTGATCATACTtgggaaaatattattaaatatctttACACTaggaatgagaagaaaaaacacCTGTCAAAATTTTATggaatatttttgcatttcacTAGCATTCATTGATCTTTTACTTTTGGTAAACATTTCCATTATATTGTATTTCAGGGATTTTGTACTTTTAAGCATTAGGTTTACTAAATACCACATCTGCCTATTTACtcaaattatttcctttacttATGGCTTTTTGCATTATCCAGTTTTCCTGATAGCTTGTATagattattgcctcaatttctcTAAAACAACCAAGCTTTCATTTAagtgtcaaaaattattttatttctttacagtaattttgatttggatttcagTCCTTGCTTATGTTTTGGGAGACCCAGCCATCTACCAAAGCCTGAAGGCACAGAATGCTGCTTCTCACCACTGTCCTTTCTATGTCAGCATTCAGACTTACTGGCTGTCATTTTTCATGGTGATGATTTTATTTGTAGCTTTCATAACCTCTTGGGAAGAAGTTACTACTTTGGTACAGGCTGTCAGGATAACTTCCTATATGAATGAAACTatcttatattttcctttttcatcccaCTCCAGTTATACTGTGAGATCAAAAAAAATATTCTTATCCAAGCTCATTGTCTGTTTTCTCAGTACCTGGTTACCATTTGTACTACTTCAGGTAATCATTCTTTTACTTAAAGTTCAGGTTCCAGCATATATTGAGATGAATATTCCCTGGTTGTACTTTGTCAATAGTTTTCTTATTGCTACAGTGTATTGGTTTAATTGTCACAAGCTTAATTTAAGAGACATTGGATTACCTTTGGATCCATTTGTCAACTGGAAGTGCTGCTTCATTCCACTTACAATTCCTAATCTTGAGCAAATTGAAAAGCCTATATCAATAATGATTTGTTAA